The sequence CGCGCGGAGCCACGTGGGATTCGAGGAGATGGTGATCCTCGATCTCCACTACGCGCATCACGGCTCGGTCGCGAGCGATCTCTGGCTGATCGTCCAGACGCTTCCCGCGATGCTTCGCGGCAGAGGCGGGTACTAGGAGGGGTTCTCGGGTGCCGGCCGCCGCGAGGGCGGAGCCGGCGCGTGCAGGGGTGAGGGCTGTCAGGGGAGGGGTCGATGCACGTCGGTGTGGTGGGCTGTGGGTACTGGGGACCGAATCTCGTCCGCAATCTGCTCGAGAACCGAAAGTGCGCCAAGATCACGGTGTGCGATCGGGATCCCGATCTTCTCGCGCGCACGCGCCAGCGGTTCCCGACCGTCCGGACCGCGTCGACCCTGGGCGACCTGCTCGATGACTCGACCATCGAGGGCGTCGTCATCGCGACCCCCGTCGCGACGCACTACGCCCTGGCCCGCGAGTGCCTTCGCGCCGGCAAGGCCACGTTCGTGGAGAAGCCTCTCACGGGAACCGTCGCGGAGGCGGAGGCCCTGGTGCGCCTTTCGGAGACGACCGGAGTGCCGCTCATGGTCGGGCACACGTTCGAGTATTCGCCGCCCGTCGTGAAGATCAAGGAGATCATCGACTCCGGATCGCTCGGTGAGATCTACTACGTCTCCTCGATCCGTGTGAACCTCGGGATCCATCAGCGCGACGTGAGCGTGGTGTGGGACCTCGCGCCGCACGACCTCTCGATGCTCTTCTACTGGCTCGGCGAGACCCCGTCCGCCGCGTCGATGACCGGCGGCGCGTTCGTGCAGCCGTTGATCTCGGACGTCGCGTTCATCAATCTCCAGTTCGAGAGCGGGAAGATCGCGAACATCCAGTCCTCGTGGCTCTCGCCGCGAAAGCTTCGCCAGACCACGATCGTGGGCTCGCACAAGATGCTGATCTACGACGACACGAACGCGATGGAGCGCGTGAAGATCTTCGACCGAGGCGTCGAGTTCCGAGAGCCGGAGACGTTCGGCGAGTTCACGCTGACCTACCGGACCGGGGACATCCTGTCGCCCCACGTCTCGACCGCCGAGCCGCTCCAGATCGAGATGGACCATTTTCTGGAGTGCGCGCGGACGGGTTCGCGGCCGCGCACGGACGGCGAGAGCGGTTTGCGCGTGGTCCGCGTGCTCGAGGCCATCGAGCGCTCCGGGAAGAACGGAAACCGGCTGGAGAAGATCCGATGGAACGGGGAAGCCCTCCCGGCCAACGGGAACGGCCACGGGAACGGCCACGGAAACGGGGCGTCGACGCGGGATGGCGTCCCCGTCATCACCCGCCGCGCCCCGTCCGGCGTGCCCGCCCACTTCACCGCCTCGCGAGGAGACGAGACATGACCGTACGACGCGTCGACTGGTCCGAGGTCGTCGAGACGATCACGCGAGTGGGCGCGGGCCCTCCCGTCGAGGAGCCGATCACCGGCGTCCAGATCTATCCCAACGTCGAGATCGGCCAGGGCGCCATCCTCGAGCCCCCGCTGGTGCTGGGAAAACCCCCGCGCGGCCGGGAGGCAGGCGAGCTGCCGCTCGTGATCGGCCGGGGCGCCGTGATCCGTCCCTTCACGACGATCTACGCCGGAACCAGGATCGGCGCGCGGTTCCAGTGCGGCCAGGGCGCGTCGATCCGCGAGGACAACGAGATCGGCGATGACGTGTCCGTCGGCACCAACGCCGTCCTGGAGTTCGGAAACCGGATCGGAAGCGGCGTCCGGATCCACTCCGGATGTTTCTTGGAGATGGCCACCGTCGAGGATCACGTCTTCTTGGGCCCGCACGTCGTCTTCACGGACGACCCCCACCCCATGGGCTGCCCGAGGTACAAGGAGTGCCTCGGCGGCGTGACCGTGCGCACGCTGGCCAAGATCGGCGCGAACACGACGCTGCTTCCGGGCGTGGTGATCGGCCGCGGCTCGCTCATCGGCGCCGGCAGCGTGGTGGTGAAGAACATCCCGGAAGACGTCGTCGCCGCGGGGAATCCCGCCAAGGTGATCAAGCGCATCGACGAGCTGAAGTGCCACCCGGGGTTCTACGAGCGTCCCTACGAGTGGGAGCCGTACCGGCGAGGGTAGGGACGAACCCCCGCCGCGCCCATCTCGCTCTCCCCGCCGATACCGTCGCCGGACTACACTTGGGGTACGCGCGTTCCAACCCTTCTCCACCCTGATCCGGGCCATGCCCGAGGAGGAACTCCCCATGAGTTCACCCCGATCCGGTCTCGGGGTCGTGGCCGCTCTCGTGATGGCGGTCGCGTCGCCCGCCCTCGCGACAGCGGACGGCACCCTCCACGCCGAGCCTGCAGGGCAACCGTCCGCGGCCGTCCACCTCGACCCGCTCCCCTGGAACGTCCCCTGGTCGCAGGGCCCTGGGGCCGAAGTGTCGGCCGCTCTCGCGCCGTGGGAGGTCGCGGCGCCCTGGCTCACACCGGCCTACCGGTCCGGGCTCCTCATCGCCATCGACCCCGCCACGCGACGGCTCGCGCGGCCCACGCCGGCGCAGCGCCGGGCCTTCTCGGACCTCCTGGGGCCCGACGAGGTCACACCCGACCTCCCGGCGGAGCGCCTCTCCCGGGGCGGTGAGGTCGTCCATCTGAACGGGCGCTTCCAGATCTTCTCGATCGCGCGCCGAGACGCCTCCGGGCGCTTGATCCTGGACTGCGTCTCGGATCCGACGCATGCGGCGAAGCCCGTCACGGGATCCCGGCAGGCACCGCTCCAGGCGAAGGAGCGATAGCCATGAACCGGTCACCCGTTCGCTTCGTGACGGCCGCGACGGCGGCCGCTCTGCTCCTTCTCGCGTCTCCGGGGCTCCCGGCAACGTTCGTGCTCAACGTCCTCGACGGCCCCGGCGAGGGCTTCAACGACCCCACCCCGGTCGCTCCGGTCGGAGGGAATCCGGGGACGACACTCGGCCAGCAGCGAATCAATGTCTTCGAGACGGCAGGCCTGATCTGGGGAACGCATCTCCAGAGCGACGTCACCATCGTCGTCAACGCCCGCTTCGACCCTCAATTCTGCGATGCCGGCAGCGCGGTGCTCGGCAGCGCGGGCGCCATCACGGTCGCGTCCGATTTCACGGGCGCCCCGGTGAGCGACACGTGGTATCCGATCGCGCTCGCCAACAAGCTCGCCGGAGAGGATCTGACCCCCGGCACGAGCGACATCAACGCCACGTTCAACCTGACCCTGGAT comes from Candidatus Eisenbacteria bacterium and encodes:
- a CDS encoding Gfo/Idh/MocA family oxidoreductase; translated protein: MHVGVVGCGYWGPNLVRNLLENRKCAKITVCDRDPDLLARTRQRFPTVRTASTLGDLLDDSTIEGVVIATPVATHYALARECLRAGKATFVEKPLTGTVAEAEALVRLSETTGVPLMVGHTFEYSPPVVKIKEIIDSGSLGEIYYVSSIRVNLGIHQRDVSVVWDLAPHDLSMLFYWLGETPSAASMTGGAFVQPLISDVAFINLQFESGKIANIQSSWLSPRKLRQTTIVGSHKMLIYDDTNAMERVKIFDRGVEFREPETFGEFTLTYRTGDILSPHVSTAEPLQIEMDHFLECARTGSRPRTDGESGLRVVRVLEAIERSGKNGNRLEKIRWNGEALPANGNGHGNGHGNGASTRDGVPVITRRAPSGVPAHFTASRGDET
- a CDS encoding acyltransferase, which produces MTVRRVDWSEVVETITRVGAGPPVEEPITGVQIYPNVEIGQGAILEPPLVLGKPPRGREAGELPLVIGRGAVIRPFTTIYAGTRIGARFQCGQGASIREDNEIGDDVSVGTNAVLEFGNRIGSGVRIHSGCFLEMATVEDHVFLGPHVVFTDDPHPMGCPRYKECLGGVTVRTLAKIGANTTLLPGVVIGRGSLIGAGSVVVKNIPEDVVAAGNPAKVIKRIDELKCHPGFYERPYEWEPYRRG